A genomic region of Tamandua tetradactyla isolate mTamTet1 chromosome 2, mTamTet1.pri, whole genome shotgun sequence contains the following coding sequences:
- the TBC1D2 gene encoding TBC1 domain family member 2A isoform X2 produces MEAYRTQNRFLNSEIHQVTKIWRKAAEKERALLMKCAYLQARNCQVESKYLAGLRQLQEAVGEEASECSELLKQLTQEALQWEAGEATADSVRLSPISEYDEYGFLTVPDYEVEDLKLLAKIQALEVRSHHLLAHEAVERPLRERWAAMGELAPSAELKQLLRVGVPREHRPRVWTWLIRRRVQALQAPGRYQELLSRGQACKQPAARQIELDLNRTFPNNKHFTCPTSSFPDKLRRVLLAFSWQNPTIGYCQGLNRLAAIALLILNEEESAFWCLVAIVETIMPAGYYSKTLLASQVDQRVLQDLLSEKLPRLMAHVGQHRVDLSLITFNWFLVVFTDSLISDILLRVWDAFLYEGTKVVFRYALAIFKYNEKEILRLQDSLEIYQYLRFFTKTICNSQKLMSIAFNDMNPFPMKQLRQLRAAHRERLEAELRELELLKAEYLETRAGLAVPEGCASEDEGEGEA; encoded by the exons ATGGAAGCATACCGGACCCAGAACCGCTTCCTCAACTCTGAGATCCACCAGGTCACCAAGATCTGGAGGAAGGCGGCTGAGAAGGAGCGGGCCCTCCTGATGAAG TGTGCCTACCTCCAAGCCAGGAACTGCCAGGTGGAGAGCAAGTACCTggccgggctgcggcagctgcaGGAGGCTGTGGGCGAGGAGGCCAGCGAATGCTCAGAGCTGCTGAAGCAGCTCACCCAGGAGGCTCTGCAGTGGGAAGCCGGCGAGGCCACGGCCGACAGTGTCCGGCTGAGCCCCATCAG CGAATATGACGAGTATGGCTTCCTGACGGTGCCCGACTATGAGGTGGAGGACCTGAAGCTGCTGGCCAAGATTCAGGCACTGGAGGTGCGCTCCCACCACCTGCTGGCCCACGAGGCTGTGGAGCGGCCGCTGCGGGAGCGCTGGGCCGCCATGGGTGAGCTGGCACCCTCAGCCGAGCTCAAGCAGCTGCTGCGGGTGGGTGTGCCCCGCGAGCACCGGCCGCGCGTCTGGACCTGGTTGATCCGGCGCCGTGTCCAGGCCCTGCAGGCCCCTGGCCGCTACCAGGAGCTGCTCAGCCGGGGCCAGGCCTGCAAGCAGCCCGCTGCCCGCCAGATCGAGCTGGACCTGAACCGGACCTTCCCCAACAACAAGCATTTCACCTGTCCCACCTCCAGCTTCCCTGACAAGCTCCGCCGGGTGCTGCTGGCCTTCTCCTGGCAGAACCCCACCATCGGCTACTGCCAGGGCCTGAACAG GCTGGCGGCCATTGCCCTGCTGATCCTGAACGAGGAGGAGAGTGCCTTCTGGTGCCTCGTGGCCATCGTGGAGACCATCATGCCGGCTGGTTACTACAGCAAGACGCTGTTGGCATCCCAG GTGGACCAGCGGGTACTCCAGGACCTGCTGTCAGAGAAGCTGCCCAGGCTGATGGCCCACGTGGGGCAGCACCGTGTGGACCTCTCCCTCATCACCTTCAACTGGTTCCTCGTGGTTTTCACTGACAGCCTCATCAGTGACATCCTTCTCCGGGTCTGGGACGCCTTCCTGTACGAGGGGACCAAG GTGGTGTTCCGCTACGCCTTGGCCATCTTCAAGTACAACGAGAAGGAGATCCTGAGGCTGCAGGACAGCCTGGAGATCTACCAGTATCTGCGCTTCTTCACCAAGACCATCTGCAACAGCCA GAAGCTGATGAGCATCGCCTTCAATGACATGAACCCCTTCCCGATGAAGCAGCTGCGGCAGCTGCGCGCAGCTCACCGGGAGCGGCTGGAGGCAGAGCTGCGGGAGCTGGAGCTGCTCAAGGCCGAGTATTTAGAGACCCGGGCGGGGCTGGCAGTGCCCGAGGGCTGCGCCAGTGAGGacgagggggagggggaggcctga